The genomic segment CGCACGCTGACGACGCAGCTCCTTGGGGTCGATGAGCAACGGCCGGTAGATTTCCACCCGGTCCCCGTCACTAAGTTCGTCTTCCAGTTTGGCGGGCCGGCTGAAGATACCGACTTTATTAACGTCGAGATCGATGTCCTGCCGTAGCGCCAGCAGACCGGAGGCACGAATCGCCTGTTCCAGAGTACTCCCCTCCTGGAGCACCAGCTGCCGCAGGTATTGGCGCTCCGGCAAGGCATAAATCACCTCGACCCGGATGTCAGGCATGGTAAACCTCTTTTGCCCGGCGGGTAAACACCATGACCATGCTGTTGGCCATTTCCTTGAAAATGCGTCCAAACGCCAGTTCGATAAGTTTGTTTTTGAATTCAAAATCGAGATGAAACTCGACTTTACTGGCTTCTTCGCTGAGCGGAATGAAACGCCAATCGCCGGCAAAAGAGCTGAATGGGCCTTCTACCAAGCGCATCACAATACTTTGATTTTCAGTGATAACATTACGGGTGGTAAATGATTTACTGATGCCCGCTTTGGAGACATTCATTTCAGCGGTCAATTCACTGCCGTTCTGCTCAAGCACCCGGCTGGCGGTACACCCAGGAATAAATTCGGGATAAGCGCTGATATCATTAACCAAGGCGAACATTTGCTCTGCGCTATAAGGAACCAACGCGGAGCGTGTAATATGAGGCATAATCTTTCCTGTCTTTATCGATTCACCTTAATATTATCATTTTTCTCCACTGAGACAAAAAGACCGTTACGTGCGCTATGCCACGTCCGTGATGAAAAGCCAGCCCGGGCGAGACGAAAGCTTTTCTTCCCCGCCCTTAACTGTATAATATTGCGCGCTATGACAAAGAAAAAAGCACATAAACCCGGTTCAGCCACTATTGCGCAAAACAAACGCGCCCGACACGAATACTTCATTGAACAGGAGTTTGAGGCGGGACTTTCGCTGCAGGGATGGGAAGTGAAATCGCTCCGCGCCGGCAAGGCGAACATCAGCGATAGCTATGTCCTGCTCAGGGATGGCGAAGCCTATCTTTTCGGCGCCACTTTCCAGCCGCTGACGGTGGCGTCTTCCCATGTGGTCTGTGACCCTATGCGAACTCGTAAGCTGCTGTTGAATAAGCGTGAGCTCGATTCACTGTTCGGCCGCGTAAGTCGTGAAGGTTATACGGTTGTCGCACTCTCGCTTTATTGGAAAAACGCCTGGGTGAAAGTGAAAATCGGCGTCGCCAAGGGTAAGAAAGAGTTCGATAAACGTACTGACATTAAGGAACGCGAATGGCAGCTCGACAAAGCGCGCATCATGAAGCACGCCAGTCGATAACGTTGCCGCCACGCCGTAAGTTTGCTATAATGAAATGAACAATTTGGGGCTGATCCTGGATTCGACGGGATTTGTGAAACTCAAGGTGCATGCCGAGGTGAGGTTGGCCTCGTAAAAAAGCCTCAAAAAAAATAATTGCAAACGACTCGCAATACGAATCTGCTGTGTTAGCAGCTTAATCAGCCTAATAAACTGAAGATTCCCTCTCTCCCTAGCCTCCGCTCTTAGGACGGGGATCAAGTGAGGTCAAACCCAAAAGAGATCGCGTGGATGTCCTGCCTGGGGCTGAAGCGTTCAATCCAATCAGGCTAGTCTGCTAGTGGCGTGTCCGTCCGCAGCTGACAGGTGAATGTAAAGACTGGACTAAGCATGTAGTGCCGAGGGCGTAGAAATTCCGGACGCGGGTTCAAATCCCGCCAGCTCCACCAAATTTGATAAGACAGTGACTGGACTACAACTCTTTAAATCAACAGGTTACAGACAGAGCGTATACACTGACCGGATAGGGATAGGACAGATAAATACACTTAAAAGAGCCTGTTTAGAAATTTGTGTATTTGCCTGATTTTGATATGTTCAATCCAACATCAAAAACAGGTTAATTTATGGACGAAAAACAGTTGCAGGCTCTGGCTAACGAACTGGCCAAAAATCTCAAAACCCCTGAAGATCTCAGTCATTTCGATCGACTGCTGAAAAAAATCAGCGTCGAAGCAGCTCTCAATGCCGAAATGACCCATCACCTCGGCTACGATAAAAATCAGCCTAAACCGGGGACCAACGCCCGCAACGGCTATTCCACAAAAACCGTTACCACTGGCGATGGCCCGCTGGCGCTGCGTACTCCGCGCGATCGTGACGGTTCCTTTGAACCGCAACTGGTGAAGAAGAACCAGACCCGGATTACCGGGATGGATAACCAGATTTTATCGTTGTACGCCAAAGGGATGACCACCCGCGAGATCGCCGCCGCGTTCAAAGAGCTGTATGACGCCGATGTCTCGCCGGCGCTGGTCTCAAAGGTCACCGATGCGGTCATGGAGCAGGTTGTCGAATGGCAAAACCGGCCTCTGGATGCAGTCTATCCCATTGTTTATCTTGACTGTATCGTTCTAAAAGTCCGGCAGGACAGCCGCATCATCAACAAATCTGTGTTCCTGGCGCTGGGCATCAACATCGAAGGCCAGAAAGAGTTGCTAGGTATGTGGCTGGTCGAAAATGAAGGCGCAAAGTTCTGGCTGAACGTGCTGACAGAGCTGAAAAACCGCGGCCTGAACGATATCCTTATCGCCTGCGTAGACGGGCTGAAAGGTTTCCCTGACGCTATTAACGCGGTGTATCCGGAGGCGCGGCTCCAGCTGTGTATCGTGCATATGGTGCGCAACAGCCTGCGGTTCGTCTCCTGGAAGGACTACAAGGCCGTCACCCGCGACCTGAAAGCTATCTATCAGGCCCCTACGGAAGAAGCCGGCTTGCAGGCGCTGGAAGCGTTCTCCAGTGCCTGGGACATTCGCTACCCGCAAATAAGTCGAAGCTGGCAGGCAAACTGGGCCAATCTGGCCACGTTCTTTGCCTACCCAACGGACATCCGCAAGGTGATCTACACGACCAACGCCATCGAGTCGTTAAACAGCGTGATCCGGCATGCCATCAAAAAGCGCAAGGTGTTCCCGACCGACGACGCAGTGAAAAAGGTGGTGTGGCTGGCGATACAGGCGGCCTCACAGAAATGGACAATGCCTTTGAGGGACTGGCGCATGGCAATGAGCCGCTTTATTATCGAGTTCAGTGACCGCCTGGACGGTCACTTCTGAGAAAAGGCATTTACACAGAATCCGGTACGGGCTCTGCATTATCGCTATATAAGGAAACTTTCGCATTAGATATCGTTGATCCTCAAGGAAATCATATCCCTCTGTCCCCAGGGAAATCAGCTGCCGATATCGAAACCTATGTCGAAGCGCTGCTTAAGCTTTACTACTTTAATAACATTACGTCTAGAATAATCGAAGAAAACAATTTCATTGATAGATTTATGTTTGAGCATCGCTACCGGCTTGCGGTCCATTTCAAACACCTGCTGTCAAGCGATCTTGAGGCGCTGAAAACAAATCGGTCTATTCCCGTCTTTGAGAAAAATGCCTACTCCGTTATAGATGGTTAATACCGCGAGCGCGGTTAGCGCGGTAGGGTTAACGAAGATGTTAAGCGGTCAGTTTGGCGTTGCGCTTATGCGCCGCTGGGCCATTACGGCCCGCGCCTGGAAAATAGTCATGCCGACCCGCCTGTGGAATCGGCAAGCTGACCTGAAAAGTGCTTGCATGGCGCATTCAACCACACAAGCATTGCCGGGCTTACGCTATTGTCATGGGCTTTTGATGTCCCATTAACATCACTCTTCATGGTGCCGAAAGCAAAAGGCATCGGCAAGTTATCATTCGTTTGCGCCGCTAGCGTGCGCGATTAATACCAGGACGGCTTATCATCCTCGGTGCCGGGTTTATTTACGCCGACGGAACCACGTACCGCTCGTTTAGGATCCCGCGCCAATTTAACCACGAGGTCGGCGACGCTTTTGCGTGAAACCTCCGTGCCCCTGAAAGGTTCACCCTTCTGAGTGAGCTCATAATCCACTTCGTCCCTGTCGGTGAGCCAGGCTGGCCGCACAATCGTATAGTCCAGCGACGAGGACTCGATAACGTTGGCAGCGGCGCTGTAAGGTTCAAGATAACCATCGTCCAACATCCTATGGTTCCACTTGCCGAAAGCACCGGGAACTTCGTCGTAAATACCCAGGGCCGAAATCCATATAAGACGTGGGACAGCAGCCGCTTCAAGTGCGCTAACGGTCGATCGCGCCTGCTCCTCAATGTCGTCACCCGCCAGATTTGCATAGACGACATCCTGGCCTTGTACGACTTCCTGTAGATGCTGCGTGTCCGTGACATCGCCTTCGATTACCCTGACATGTTCACTCGCCAGCTTGTGCAGACGTTCCGATTGGCGTAAATACAGCGTCAGAAAGCCCACCTTTTGCCCGAGAAATTGCTTAATGGCGTTCTGCGCGATCTTCCCGGCGGCACCAAGAATGAGAATGTTGCTCATAGCACACACCTTATTTCGTTTATCTCCACCATTGGAGAATGATGATGAAATTCGATCGGTTGTGATCTTAGCCAACAGGCTTTCTTAATCGTAGTCTATGGACAGTGGCGGACCGTATAAAAGTGGCATCGCCGCTAAAAGCAGCCTTTTGTCATCGCCAAGATAAGAAACCACGCCTCGCGATGATAGGCTTTTGGGTGATTGACCGGCAAATCGCGCAGGTCCCGGTTATTCTCTCTTTGCGGCGTTGGCTTGCGCTCTCAGGGATAGACCCAATATTCGGGCCAGACGGAATATGTCTTATTCAACCAAGCTACCGCTGTGCTTTATGCGGGCGAGATCCGCTGAGGGTGGTCGGCCGAACAACCGCGAATAATCCCTGCTGAACTGCGTATGGCTTTGATAACCGACAGGCAGCGCAATGGTGGTGATAGTCTCCCCCCGAGCGGTAAGCTTTGCCCGCGCCTGCATTAACCGGATCCTTTTTTGATATTGCACCGGGCTTAGCGCTGTGATTGCCTTAAAGTGACGATGAAACGCCGAAACGCTGAGCTCAGCCATATCAGCCAGCGCGTCAACCCTCACGGCCTGCATATAGTTCTGCTTTAGTCAATTTACCACCGCATAAATTCGTGACAGATGGGTTTCGGGCGTCGCTTTGTTGAATAAATCCGAAATGTGTGACGACTTCCTCCCTATCAGGGCGATTGTTACATGATGCGGACGCTGTTTGGCATTCCTAACAGTGTGATCCGGTTAAGTGCTTTAACCATTGCCATTGCCTCACCTACCTGCGCGTCATAGTCATGCAGACTCAGATGACCACCCAGAAGTGTTTTAAACCGGAACATGGCCGTTTCAGCCAGTGAACGCCGGTGATAACCTACTTTCTTTTTCCAGGTATCGTTATTGCCGCTCAGATGCTGATTTGCCACCGCATGGTTACGCTCATGGTATCGAGCTAGCCAATATTGCGCACCACTTCGCGGTGGGATAAGCGGCTTTATTTTTTTCCTCAGCAGAGCATCATGACAGTAACGCGTATCGTAAGCACTGTCAGCCGACGCTTCCCTGATTTTCCGGTGGGTTTGGTTAATCAGCCCGGGCAGCGCCTGCGCATCTGTCGTACCGCTTAGCGATAAATCGGCACAGATAATTTCATGTGTCGCGCTATCTACTGCCAGATGAAGCTTGCGCCATACTCTGCGCCTCTCAGCCCCATGCTGCCTGACTTTCCATTCGCCTTCGCCGAAGACTTTCAGGCCGGTGCCATCGATGACCAGGTGTGAGATTTCGCCGCGGGTTGGCGTTTTTATGCTGATGTCGACGGTTTTTGCTCGCCGGCTAACCAGAGAGTAATCTGGGCAGCGCAGCGACAGCCCCATCAGTTTAAAAATCGAGTCAACGAAACCCTGTAACGCCCGGAGCGAAAGGTTAAACACGCGCTTTATCATCAGAACCGTGGTAATGGCCATATCGGTGTAGTGAAGCGGCCGGCCACGATGTTCAGGTGGTGTACTCTCAGTCCATGCAGCAATGGCTGACTCATCAAGCCATACTGTCAGGTCCCCCCGCTGCCTGAGCGCATTGTTGTATGCGGGCCAGTTGGTGATTTTAAACTTTTGCTTTGCCATGGGGACCTGATGTTGAAACGAATGTAGTGATCAGAGCCGCCAGTCACCTAAAAGTTCGATTTATTCAACAAAGCCTTCGGGCGTTGCAATATCGCGTAGCATCCAGCCAAGCGGACCCTGGAGAACCCGGAACAGAATTTCCCGTTCATACGCCGGCGCCGGCGCGGCAATTTCCTCGGGCTTGTTCATCAGACGTAGCAGTCTTATCCAGGCATCCAATAATTCGACTGTAACGGGCGCGACAGCAAAGCCCGAATCATAACGCGCGGCGGTGCCCGAGGCGGGCAATCCGGCCAGCAGGTCCGCGATAATTTCCGGTTCGGGCGTCAGACTAACGGCAAGATAGGGGGCGCCGGTCTTTTTATCCGCATAAACTTTACCGACGGCCGGCAAATCCACCGACATCACGAAGTAAGTGACAGGATCGTATTGGTAGGTTCTGCTACCCACCGTCATGCTTTTTGATCCGGTCAGGATCAGATTAATCATCGGTTCATATATCGCGGCTAACCGATGCTCAGGGATCTCCCCCTGAACCATCGCCACGCGGGGTATACCGGTCTCAGTACGCTGATTCCCAGCCCCGGAAGCCAGCGCCCGGAGTTCATACAATTGTTCTTCTTCGCCCTTTGGTGAATAAAATCCGAAATTTGTGACAACTTCCTCCCTATCAGGGCGATTGTTACATGATGCGGACGCTGTTTGGCATTCCTAACAGCGTGATCCGGTTAAGCGCTTTGTTCATTGCCATAGCCTCACCTACCTGCGCGTCATAGTCATGCAGACTCAGATGACCACCCAGAAGTGTTTTAAACCGGAACACGGCCGTTTCAGCCAGTGATAACCTACTTTCTTTTTCCAGGTATCGTTATTGCCGCTCAGATGCTGATTTGCCACCGCATGGTTACGCTCATGGTATCGAGCTGGCCAATATTGCGCACCACTTCGCGGTGGGATAAGCGGCTTTATTTTTTTTCTCAGCAGAGCATCATGACAGTAACGCGTATCGTAAGCACTGTCAGCCGACGCTTCCCTGATTTTCGGGTGGGTTTGGGCTTTGTTGAATAAATCGAACTTTTAGGTGACTGGCGGCTCTGATCACTACATTCGTTTCAACATCAGGTCCCCATGGCAAAGCAAAAGTTTAAAATCACCAACTGGCCCGCATACAACAATGCGCTCAGGCAGCGGGGGGACATGACAGTATGGCTTGATGAGTCAGCCATTGCTGCATGGACTGAGAGTACACCACCTGAACATCGTGGCCGGCCGCTTCACTATACCGATATGGCCATTACCACGGTTCTGATGATAAAGCGCGTGTTTAACCTTTCGCTCCGGGCGTTACAGGGTTTCGTTGACGCGATTTTTAAACTGATGGGGCTGTCTCTGCGCTGCCCAGATTACTCTCTGGTCAGCCGGCGAGCAAAAACCGTCGACATCAGCATAAAAACGCCAACCCGCGGCGAAATCTCACACCTGGTCATCGATGGCACCGGCCTGAAAATCTTCGGCGAAGGCGAATGGAAAGTCAGGCAGCATGGGGCTGAGAGGCGCAGAGTATGGCGCAAGCTTCATCTGGCAGTAGATAGCGCGACACATGAAATTATCTGTGCCGATTTATCGCTAAGCGGTACGACAGATGCGCAGGCGCTGCCCGGGCTGATTAACCAAACCCACCGGAAAATCAGGGAAGCGTCGGCTGACAGTGCTTACGATACGCGTTACTGTCATGATGCTCTGCTGAGGAAAAAAATAAAGCCGCTTATCCCACCGCGAAGTGGTGCGCAATATTGGCCAGCTCGATACCATGAGCGTAACCATGCGGTGACAAATCAGCATCTGAGCGGCAATAACGATACCTGGAAAAAGAAAGTAGGTTATCACCGGCGTTCACTGGCTGAAACGGCCATGTTCCGGTTTAAAACACTTCTGGGTGGTCATCTGAGTCTGCATGACTATGACGCGCAGGTAGGTGAGGCTATGGCAATGGTCAAAGCGCTTAACCGGATCACGCTGTTAGGAATGCCAAACAGCGTCCGCATCATGTAACAATCGCCCTGATAGGGAGGAAGTCGTCACAAATTTCGGATTTATTCAACAAAGCGTCTTACCGAGCGCGCCCTATAACCTAGGCCGCTTTAGAGGACTAGCGATGAGCACGCGGTTCACCGGCGCAGGGAACGGACTTCAAGGAGAACATTTCCAACCAGTGAATGATCAACGTAAACGCTAACGCTAAAAACCCTTGTTGCCGCACAATTATGCCTCACGGGTTCACGCCGGCGGCTTAACAGGTCCCAGCTCGATAGAGAGTAAAGCGCTACTGTGGACAAGCCAAAAACATCTCCAAGGCCATGACGCCGTGAAAAGAGCTCACATCAGGCCGGGGTGACGATACATAGCGCAACCGTGAATAACTTAAGCTAGCGTCATTCTGTGATGTTGCGTTTATTTTTAATACTAGCGGCAATGTCGCCCTGTTCAGAGGTCATTGGCGGTGGAATATAAATAATTTCAGAGACCACAGTGGCAATGCCAGTGCTCATCAACGCGGGGTTCGCGACTGACACGCCCACCAGCAGCGTGGTGATGCCAATAGCCGTAGTAATTGACTTGGGATGTTTTTTGATAAAGGCGATGGCCGTATTTTTGACACTCCTCACTTTACTGGCAAATTTATATACTTTCCCCATTACCGCCGCGCGTGAAAGGCGTCCTGCCCCACCCTTTTCTGCCCCTATGAATTTGCTGCCTTCTCTACTTGACTTGCAGTGCACTTTTGCGATCCGCCATTGGCATAAAGAAATATAGTCATATCGCCCTCTTTGATATTATATAAACGCCCAGAGATCTTCAGCCCAACGTAATTTCAATACCATTAAAATTCGGCACCTAAGCAGCATTACTGCTAGGACCCACCTTACATCGCGTACGGCACTTAACGTTAAGTAAGGTCTTCTTTTTACTGACTCCTTAGCCAGTTTATTATTATCAGGCATTCAGGAAAAACAGATACCGGTATAAAGACATGTCATTTAAACAATAACACTATCAGGACTGCTTTTTCATATCATATTATGCTTCCTCACGTATGCCGCCAGTAGGGGAAACTTCGCTTCATTCACTCTCACCTCACTGATAATTTCCTCCAATAAACTAAACGTCTTTCCTGTTTTTAGCTTATCAATTTTCGCGTAAATATCTCCATTTAACGGGCCATGGTAATACTTGTCTGATTGCATGCAAGCCAGAGGCGAATTTGCAGCTAAGTTAACGTCATTGTGCCAGGTCACGTTATGATCATTGTCACCTATGTTTTCGTTAAGGTTATTCCTTGAGCTAACGAATGTGGAAATAGGTGATCCTGAACGCTGGAATTGATTCTCACCACGGCCAATATAAGCAGGTTCCGCATATAAGGGTTGGTCATAACCAGAGATAGCATAGGCAGGCTCTGCATAAACGGGCTCAGCATACAGGGGTTCGTCATAATCAGAGAAAGCATCGGCAGGCTCGGCATAGACGGGTTCGGCATACATCGTTTCGTCCCAGCCAGATTGATGGGAGAGGGGCTTGTCACAAAAGGGATCGCCATAACCAGGGTTAGCAGCGATGGGAGTGGCATTGACGGTCTCGGCATAGGCAAATCCGTCGTGAAGCTGATCACCCCCTATGGGATCGCCCTGTGTTAAAAGTCCCTTCCAGCCATTGTCATTGAGTTCATTTGCGAGCATCTCGTTTCTGCTTTGGTAGAGAGATTTAAGTGATCTCGCAAAACAATGCAGCCAATGCTCTTCGGCCTCTGCAATATTTATCTCGGCCATTTTGGCCTTTTCTTCCAGGTCAGAACAAAGCCTTGCATAAAAATCAAAGGTTTTCATTTGCAATGAAACCCACGCCTGGGCAAGCTCGGGATGCCGCGCGAGGCGTTCTTTGGCCGCGTCACTCAGCAAGTGTAGAGATAACCTGCCTTGATTCGACTGTGATACCCCATTAAATTCATTGCGTTCTTTATCGTAAGTAATACTGGTTAAGGCGCATCCGACGGTTTT from the Candidatus Sodalis pierantonius str. SOPE genome contains:
- a CDS encoding RnfH family protein, which codes for MPDIRVEVIYALPERQYLRQLVLQEGSTLEQAIRASGLLALRQDIDLDVNKVGIFSRPAKLEDELSDGDRVEIYRPLLIDPKELRRQRADRTRK
- a CDS encoding SRPBCC family protein, whose amino-acid sequence is MPHITRSALVPYSAEQMFALVNDISAYPEFIPGCTASRVLEQNGSELTAEMNVSKAGISKSFTTRNVITENQSIVMRLVEGPFSSFAGDWRFIPLSEEASKVEFHLDFEFKNKLIELAFGRIFKEMANSMVMVFTRRAKEVYHA
- the smpB gene encoding SsrA-binding protein SmpB — its product is MTKKKAHKPGSATIAQNKRARHEYFIEQEFEAGLSLQGWEVKSLRAGKANISDSYVLLRDGEAYLFGATFQPLTVASSHVVCDPMRTRKLLLNKRELDSLFGRVSREGYTVVALSLYWKNAWVKVKIGVAKGKKEFDKRTDIKEREWQLDKARIMKHASR
- a CDS encoding IS256-like element ISSoEn2 family transposase; translated protein: MDEKQLQALANELAKNLKTPEDLSHFDRLLKKISVEAALNAEMTHHLGYDKNQPKPGTNARNGYSTKTVTTGDGPLALRTPRDRDGSFEPQLVKKNQTRITGMDNQILSLYAKGMTTREIAAAFKELYDADVSPALVSKVTDAVMEQVVEWQNRPLDAVYPIVYLDCIVLKVRQDSRIINKSVFLALGINIEGQKELLGMWLVENEGAKFWLNVLTELKNRGLNDILIACVDGLKGFPDAINAVYPEARLQLCIVHMVRNSLRFVSWKDYKAVTRDLKAIYQAPTEEAGLQALEAFSSAWDIRYPQISRSWQANWANLATFFAYPTDIRKVIYTTNAIESLNSVIRHAIKKRKVFPTDDAVKKVVWLAIQAASQKWTMPLRDWRMAMSRFIIEFSDRLDGHF
- a CDS encoding SDR family oxidoreductase; this translates as MSNILILGAAGKIAQNAIKQFLGQKVGFLTLYLRQSERLHKLASEHVRVIEGDVTDTQHLQEVVQGQDVVYANLAGDDIEEQARSTVSALEAAAVPRLIWISALGIYDEVPGAFGKWNHRMLDDGYLEPYSAAANVIESSSLDYTIVRPAWLTDRDEVDYELTQKGEPFRGTEVSRKSVADLVVKLARDPKRAVRGSVGVNKPGTEDDKPSWY
- a CDS encoding IS5-like element ISSoEn1 family transposase is translated as MAKQKFKITNWPAYNNALRQRGDLTVWLDESAIAAWTESTPPEHRGRPLHYTDMAITTVLMIKRVFNLSLRALQGFVDSIFKLMGLSLRCPDYSLVSRRAKTVDISIKTPTRGEISHLVIDGTGLKVFGEGEWKVRQHGAERRRVWRKLHLAVDSATHEIICADLSLSGTTDAQALPGLINQTHRKIREASADSAYDTRYCHDALLRKKIKPLIPPRSGAQYWLARYHERNHAVANQHLSGNNDTWKKKVGYHRRSLAETAMFRFKTLLGGHLSLHDYDAQVGEAMAMVKALNRITLLGMPNSVRIM
- a CDS encoding IS5-like element ISSoEn1 family transposase; the protein is MAKQKFKITNWPAYNNALRQRGDMTVWLDESAIAAWTESTPPEHRGRPLHYTDMAITTVLMIKRVFNLSLRALQGFVDAIFKLMGLSLRCPDYSLVSRRAKTVDISIKTPTRGEISHLVIDGTGLKIFGEGEWKVRQHGAERRRVWRKLHLAVDSATHEIICADLSLSGTTDAQALPGLINQTHRKIREASADSAYDTRYCHDALLRKKIKPLIPPRSGAQYWPARYHERNHAVTNQHLSGNNDTWKKKVGYHRRSLAETAMFRFKTLLGGHLSLHDYDAQVGEAMAMVKALNRITLLGMPNSVRIM